A region of Streptomyces paludis DNA encodes the following proteins:
- a CDS encoding dioxygenase family protein, with protein sequence MTAMSTATARTDAEPAPTRMPALYLSHGAPPLADDPVWPGELAAWSADLPRPKAILMVSAHWEEAPLALGATVPVPLVYDFWGFPEHYYRVRYDAPGAPGLADSVRKLLRVPGTPVQDVPDRGLDHGAYVPLVEMFPDADIPVLQISLPTLDPRKLLEVGRRLAPLRDEGVLIVGSGFFTHNLAALRHTGGGVPGWSSEFDDWGARALADQDIDALLDFEHKSPAGRLAHPRTEHFAPLFVTLGASQDELGSGRSVIDGFWMGMAKRSVQFG encoded by the coding sequence ATGACCGCCATGAGTACCGCCACCGCGCGCACCGACGCCGAGCCCGCGCCGACGCGCATGCCGGCCCTCTATCTCTCCCACGGCGCCCCGCCGCTCGCGGACGACCCGGTCTGGCCCGGCGAACTGGCCGCCTGGTCCGCGGACCTGCCCCGCCCCAAGGCGATCCTGATGGTCTCCGCGCACTGGGAGGAGGCCCCGCTCGCACTCGGCGCGACCGTGCCCGTACCGCTGGTGTACGACTTCTGGGGCTTCCCGGAGCACTACTACCGGGTGCGGTACGACGCGCCCGGCGCGCCCGGGCTCGCGGACTCCGTGCGCAAGCTGCTGCGCGTCCCGGGGACGCCCGTACAGGACGTGCCGGACCGGGGGCTCGACCACGGGGCGTACGTACCGCTCGTGGAGATGTTCCCCGACGCGGACATCCCCGTGCTCCAGATATCCCTGCCCACGCTGGACCCGCGCAAGCTGCTTGAGGTCGGGCGGCGGCTGGCGCCGCTGCGGGACGAGGGCGTGCTGATCGTCGGCAGCGGTTTCTTCACCCACAACCTGGCCGCGCTGCGGCACACCGGCGGAGGGGTGCCCGGCTGGTCCTCGGAGTTCGACGACTGGGGCGCGCGGGCGCTGGCGGACCAGGACATCGACGCGCTGCTCGACTTCGAGCACAAGTCCCCGGCCGGCCGGCTGGCCCATCCGCGCACGGAGCACTTCGCCCCCCTCTTCGTCACGCTCGGCGCGTCGCAGGACGAGCTGGGCAGCGGGCGGAGCGTCATCGACGGATTCTGGATGGGGATGGCGAAGAGATCAGTGCAGTTCGGCTGA
- a CDS encoding MFS transporter: protein MSETAEKRLPDAGAALPDPNRWKALVFIAVAQLMVVLDATIVNIALPSAQQDLGISDGNKQWVITAYALAFGGLLLFGGRIADLWGRKRAFVVGLIGFAAASAIGGAANGEAVLLGARALQGVFGALLAPAALSLLAVTFTDAKERAKAFGIFGAIAGGGGAVGLILGGFLTEYLDWRWTFFVNIPFAVVAALGAYFVIREPAGGRNRSALDIPGVVLSTLGLVSLVYGFTRAESDGWGDITTISLFVASAVLLGLFVAVESRVKNPLLPLRVVTNRNRAGVYLSLGLAIIGMFGLFLFLTYYLQVVEGYSPVKTGFAFLPMIVGMITGSTQIGARLMTRVPPRLLMGPGFLVAAVGMLLLTQLEIGSSYTTLILPAELLLGLGMGTAFMPAMSLATHGIEPRDAGVASAMVNTSQQVGGAIGTALLNTIAASATTSYLASHAAGANDQKLLALQGLVAGFSSAIWWAVGILVVASAIAVTFINTGRPGTSPAASGGAGDGAEDELVLPVAMH from the coding sequence ATGTCAGAAACAGCCGAGAAGAGGCTCCCCGACGCGGGAGCCGCGCTTCCCGATCCGAACCGCTGGAAGGCGCTGGTGTTCATCGCCGTCGCCCAGCTGATGGTCGTGCTCGACGCGACGATCGTGAACATCGCGCTGCCCTCCGCCCAGCAGGACCTGGGGATATCGGACGGCAACAAGCAGTGGGTCATCACCGCGTACGCCCTCGCCTTCGGCGGTCTGCTGCTCTTCGGCGGCCGTATCGCCGACCTGTGGGGCCGTAAGCGCGCCTTCGTCGTCGGCCTGATCGGCTTCGCCGCCGCGTCCGCCATCGGCGGCGCCGCCAACGGCGAGGCGGTGCTGCTCGGCGCCCGCGCGCTCCAGGGTGTCTTCGGCGCGCTGCTCGCGCCGGCCGCGCTGTCGCTGCTCGCGGTGACCTTCACCGACGCCAAGGAGCGGGCGAAGGCGTTCGGCATCTTCGGTGCGATCGCCGGTGGCGGTGGCGCCGTCGGTCTGATCCTCGGTGGCTTCCTCACCGAGTACCTGGACTGGCGCTGGACGTTCTTCGTCAACATCCCGTTCGCCGTCGTGGCCGCGCTCGGCGCGTACTTCGTGATCCGGGAGCCCGCGGGCGGCCGGAACCGCTCCGCGCTGGACATCCCCGGTGTCGTCCTGTCGACGCTGGGTCTGGTCTCGCTGGTGTACGGCTTCACGCGCGCCGAGTCCGACGGCTGGGGCGACATCACGACCATCTCGCTCTTCGTCGCCTCCGCGGTCCTGCTGGGCCTCTTCGTCGCCGTCGAGTCGCGGGTCAAGAACCCGCTGCTGCCGCTGCGCGTGGTCACCAACCGGAACCGCGCCGGTGTCTACCTCTCGCTGGGCCTCGCCATCATCGGCATGTTCGGCCTGTTCCTCTTCCTGACCTACTACCTCCAGGTCGTCGAGGGATACTCGCCGGTCAAGACGGGCTTCGCGTTCCTGCCGATGATCGTCGGCATGATCACGGGCTCGACCCAGATCGGCGCCCGGCTGATGACCCGCGTCCCGCCGCGGCTGCTGATGGGCCCCGGCTTCCTGGTCGCCGCCGTCGGCATGCTGCTGCTCACCCAGCTGGAGATCGGCTCCTCGTACACGACCCTGATCCTGCCGGCGGAGCTGCTGCTCGGACTGGGCATGGGTACGGCGTTCATGCCGGCCATGTCGCTGGCCACGCACGGCATCGAGCCGCGCGACGCGGGCGTCGCCTCCGCGATGGTGAACACCTCGCAGCAGGTGGGCGGCGCGATCGGGACGGCGCTGCTGAACACGATCGCCGCGTCCGCCACGACCTCGTACCTCGCCTCGCACGCGGCGGGTGCGAACGATCAGAAGCTGCTCGCCCTCCAGGGCCTGGTGGCCGGCTTCTCCAGCGCGATCTGGTGGGCCGTCGGCATCCTGGTCGTCGCCTCGGCGATCGCGGTCACCTTCATCAACACCGGTCGCCCCGGCACCTCCCCGGCCGCTTCGGGCGGAGCGGGCGACGGCGCCGAGGACGAGTTGGTGCTGCCGGTGGCGATGCACTGA
- the pfkB gene encoding 1-phosphofructokinase, translating into MILTVTPNPSLDRTYEVPALDRGEVLRATAERMDPGGKGVNVSRAVAAAGRRTVAVLPLGGAPGALVAELLAQQGIEVAPVPVAGATRSNIALAEPDGTLTKINAPGPELTGAESEALLATVRARIGAHAGAGAGTGRDGDAVTWIACCGSLPRGLAPEWYAELVARAHEAGARIALDTSGPSLLAALRERPDVVKPNAEELAQAVGRPLATVGDAVKAAEELRTYGAAAVLASLGADGQLLVTETGTYFGSATVTSVRSNVGAGDASLAGFLAAGGEGPAALASAVAHGAAAVQLPGSVMPSPGDLDLSAVTVTADVPLDRLLTEPAS; encoded by the coding sequence ATGATCCTCACCGTCACCCCGAACCCCAGTCTCGACCGTACGTACGAGGTCCCGGCGCTGGACCGCGGCGAAGTGCTGCGCGCCACGGCCGAGCGCATGGACCCGGGCGGCAAGGGCGTCAATGTCTCGCGGGCCGTCGCGGCGGCCGGCCGGCGCACCGTCGCCGTACTGCCGCTCGGCGGCGCGCCGGGCGCCCTCGTCGCCGAACTCCTCGCCCAGCAGGGCATCGAGGTCGCACCGGTGCCGGTCGCGGGGGCGACCCGGTCCAATATCGCGCTCGCCGAGCCGGACGGCACCCTGACGAAGATCAACGCGCCGGGTCCGGAGCTGACCGGCGCCGAGTCGGAGGCGCTGCTCGCCACCGTCCGCGCCCGGATCGGCGCCCACGCGGGCGCCGGGGCGGGGACCGGCCGGGACGGCGACGCCGTGACATGGATCGCCTGCTGCGGCAGCCTGCCGCGCGGGCTGGCCCCGGAGTGGTACGCCGAACTGGTCGCCCGCGCCCACGAGGCCGGGGCCCGGATCGCGCTGGACACCTCGGGACCCTCGCTGCTGGCCGCGCTCCGCGAGCGCCCGGACGTCGTGAAGCCGAACGCCGAAGAGCTGGCCCAGGCCGTCGGCCGCCCCCTCGCCACGGTGGGGGACGCGGTCAAGGCGGCGGAGGAGCTGCGGACGTACGGCGCCGCGGCGGTCCTCGCCAGCCTCGGCGCGGACGGCCAGCTGCTGGTCACGGAGACCGGCACCTACTTCGGCTCCGCCACGGTCACCTCGGTCCGCAGCAATGTGGGCGCGGGGGACGCCTCGCTCGCCGGGTTCCTGGCGGCGGGCGGCGAAGGCCCGGCGGCGCTCGCGTCCGCCGTCGCGCACGGTGCGGCGGCCGTACAGCTGCCGGGCAGCGTGATGCCGTCACCGGGAGACCTGGACCTGTCGGCGGTCACGGTGACCGCGGATGTCCCGCTGGACCGCCTTCTCACGGAGCCCGCCTCATGA
- a CDS encoding MarR family winged helix-turn-helix transcriptional regulator, giving the protein MESMTMASTGSDSDQEPRWLSDEEQRVWRVYLHATTLLEDHLDRQLQRDSGMPHIYYALLVHLAQAPRRRMRMTQLAMDAKITRSRLSHAIARLEKHGWVQREDCPSDKRGQNAFLTDEGEKVLQRAAPGHVAAVRQALFDRLSPEQLGQLGEIMRVMADGLQPEGTGADLPWRR; this is encoded by the coding sequence GTGGAGAGCATGACCATGGCATCCACCGGCAGCGACAGCGACCAGGAGCCGCGCTGGCTCAGCGACGAGGAACAGCGTGTCTGGCGCGTATACCTCCACGCGACCACGCTGCTGGAGGACCATCTCGACCGGCAGCTCCAAAGGGACTCCGGTATGCCGCACATCTACTACGCACTGCTCGTGCATCTCGCGCAGGCGCCGCGGCGTCGGATGCGGATGACGCAGCTGGCGATGGACGCGAAGATCACCAGATCGCGGCTCTCGCACGCGATCGCGCGGCTGGAGAAGCACGGCTGGGTGCAGCGCGAGGACTGTCCCTCCGACAAGCGCGGCCAGAACGCGTTCCTGACGGACGAGGGCGAGAAGGTGCTCCAGCGCGCCGCGCCCGGCCATGTGGCCGCCGTACGGCAGGCGCTCTTCGACCGGCTCTCGCCGGAGCAGCTGGGGCAGCTCGGGGAGATCATGCGCGTGATGGCCGACGGGCTCCAGCCGGAGGGTACGGGCGCGGATCTGCCCTGGCGCCGCTGA
- a CDS encoding DeoR/GlpR family DNA-binding transcription regulator has product MYAPERQQEILRLAREDGRVDVLSLAEEFQVTAETVRRDLKALDRAGLVRRVHGGAIPAGRLDFEPDLAERESTAADEKDRIAHAALAELPHDGSVILDAGSTVARLAAALPLDCGLTVVTHGLPVAARLADHPGIDLHLVGGRVRHRTRAAVDAWALRAYSEIRADVLFLGTNGFSAESGLTTPDLAEAAVKRALVGAARRVVLLADSAKHGQEHFARFGSLADVDLLITDSGLSPSDVAAVEAAGTEVLSV; this is encoded by the coding sequence ATGTACGCACCGGAGCGTCAGCAGGAGATCCTGCGCCTGGCCCGCGAGGACGGCCGGGTCGATGTGCTGTCGCTGGCCGAGGAGTTCCAGGTCACCGCCGAGACCGTGCGGCGCGATCTCAAGGCGCTGGACCGCGCGGGGCTCGTCCGGCGGGTGCACGGCGGGGCCATACCCGCGGGCCGGCTGGACTTCGAGCCGGATCTCGCCGAGCGCGAGTCCACCGCCGCCGACGAGAAGGACCGGATCGCCCACGCGGCGCTCGCGGAACTGCCGCACGACGGCAGCGTGATCCTCGACGCCGGTTCGACCGTGGCGCGGCTCGCGGCGGCGCTGCCGCTGGACTGCGGGCTCACCGTCGTCACGCACGGGCTGCCCGTCGCCGCCCGCCTCGCGGACCACCCGGGGATCGATCTGCACCTGGTCGGGGGCAGGGTCCGGCACCGTACGCGTGCGGCCGTCGACGCCTGGGCGCTGCGGGCGTACAGCGAGATCCGCGCCGATGTCCTCTTCCTCGGCACCAACGGATTCTCGGCCGAGAGCGGCCTCACCACCCCGGACCTCGCCGAAGCCGCCGTCAAGCGCGCGCTCGTCGGCGCCGCCCGGCGGGTGGTGCTGCTCGCCGACTCGGCCAAGCACGGCCAGGAGCACTTCGCGCGCTTCGGCAGCCTCGCCGATGTCGACCTGCTCATCACCGACAGCGGGCTCAGCCCTTCGGATGTCGCGGCGGTCGAGGCCGCGGGCACCGAAGTGCTGAGTGTTTAG
- a CDS encoding sigma-70 family RNA polymerase sigma factor, giving the protein MATRAVARRSTSASGASGSGSRGTKAASSVRAGGGEIADRDLVGMYLDEIARTPLLDAAKEVELSQTIEAGVYARKILDGEVESGSAGASKEELEALYEAGERAKDVFIRSNLRLVVAVARRYPRSGLPLLDLIQEGNAGLVRAVEKFDYAKGFKFSTYATWWIRQAITRSIADQSRTIRLPVHLVEELGRIRRVQREFNREHGRDPEPAEVAAELDSNPARVLDVLDWARDPVSLNMSVDDDGDTQFGDLLEDTSAVSPEQSVLTLLRSEELEDLIGKLDQRTASIIKMRYGIVDGRERTLTEVGKQHGLTRERIRQIEKHALMELKKMARDTGFDAAA; this is encoded by the coding sequence ATGGCAACCCGTGCCGTCGCCCGTCGTTCCACCTCTGCCTCCGGTGCCTCCGGTTCCGGCTCCCGTGGGACGAAAGCGGCAAGCAGTGTTCGCGCTGGAGGCGGGGAGATCGCCGACCGCGACCTGGTCGGCATGTACCTCGACGAGATAGCGCGCACACCGCTGCTCGACGCCGCGAAGGAAGTCGAGCTGTCCCAGACCATCGAGGCCGGGGTCTACGCCCGGAAGATACTCGACGGGGAGGTCGAGAGCGGTTCGGCCGGTGCCTCGAAGGAGGAGCTGGAGGCGCTGTACGAGGCGGGGGAGCGTGCCAAGGACGTCTTCATCCGCTCCAACCTCCGCCTTGTGGTGGCCGTCGCCCGGCGCTATCCGCGCAGCGGCCTGCCCCTGCTCGACCTGATCCAGGAGGGGAACGCGGGCCTGGTGCGCGCGGTCGAGAAGTTCGACTACGCCAAGGGCTTCAAGTTCTCCACGTACGCGACCTGGTGGATCCGCCAGGCCATCACCCGCTCCATAGCCGACCAGTCGCGCACGATCCGGCTCCCCGTCCACCTGGTGGAGGAGCTGGGCAGGATCCGCCGTGTGCAGCGCGAGTTCAACCGGGAGCACGGCCGGGACCCGGAGCCCGCCGAGGTCGCCGCCGAGCTGGACTCGAATCCGGCGCGCGTCCTGGACGTCCTCGACTGGGCCCGTGACCCGGTCAGCCTGAACATGTCGGTGGACGACGACGGCGACACGCAGTTCGGTGACCTGCTGGAGGACACCTCCGCCGTCTCGCCCGAGCAGTCCGTCCTCACGCTGCTGCGCAGCGAGGAGCTGGAGGATCTGATCGGCAAGCTCGACCAGCGCACCGCCTCGATCATCAAGATGCGGTACGGAATCGTCGACGGCCGCGAGCGCACCCTGACCGAGGTCGGCAAGCAGCACGGCCTGACGCGCGAGCGGATCCGGCAGATCGAGAAGCATGCTCTGATGGAGCTGAAAAAGATGGCTCGGGACACAGGTTTCGACGCGGCGGCGTGA
- a CDS encoding TetR/AcrR family transcriptional regulator has product MTTVSDTTAAGTASKEAASGAASQAAAPAAARRVTRPRADALRNRERIVAAAREMFVEYGSEAPLDEIARRAGIGNATLYRHFPDRRALIHGVVRSVMSRTADIAERLLAEDAASERPDPFGALCRFVHASADERIGALCPMLSETFEQDRPDTRAERERLEGLAERLMERARVAGQLRTDVTVTDVMMALSQLTRPLPDSACLNLDRFTHRHIQLLLDGMAAPARSVLPGTAATTEDLLPTAR; this is encoded by the coding sequence GTGACCACCGTCAGCGACACCACGGCAGCCGGAACGGCGTCCAAAGAGGCGGCGTCCGGAGCGGCGTCCCAGGCGGCGGCGCCCGCCGCGGCCCGCCGCGTCACCCGGCCGCGCGCGGACGCCCTGCGCAACCGGGAGCGGATCGTCGCGGCGGCACGCGAGATGTTCGTGGAGTACGGTTCAGAGGCGCCGCTGGACGAGATCGCCCGGCGCGCCGGCATCGGCAACGCCACCCTGTACCGCCACTTCCCCGACCGTCGTGCCCTCATCCACGGCGTCGTCCGGTCGGTCATGTCCCGTACGGCCGACATCGCGGAGCGGCTCCTCGCCGAGGACGCGGCGTCCGAGCGGCCCGACCCGTTCGGCGCGCTGTGCCGCTTCGTGCACGCGTCGGCCGACGAGCGGATCGGGGCGCTCTGCCCGATGCTCTCGGAGACCTTCGAGCAGGACCGCCCGGATACGCGAGCCGAGCGGGAGCGGCTCGAAGGGCTCGCCGAGCGTCTGATGGAGCGGGCGCGCGTGGCCGGCCAGCTGCGTACGGATGTCACCGTCACCGACGTGATGATGGCGCTGTCCCAGCTCACCCGCCCGCTGCCGGACTCGGCGTGCCTGAACCTGGACCGGTTCACCCACCGGCACATCCAGCTGCTTCTCGACGGTATGGCGGCCCCCGCCCGCTCCGTACTGCCGGGAACCGCCGCGACCACGGAGGACCTGCTGCCCACCGCCCGGTGA
- a CDS encoding helix-turn-helix transcriptional regulator, with protein MTDTPARLLSLLSLLQTPREWPGSELAGRLGVSPRTIRRDIDRLRALGYPVEATMGAVGGYRLVAGTAMPPLLLDDEEAVAIAVGLRAGAGHAIEGVDEASVRALAKLEQVLPARLRHRVSTLQAATVPLTRGDGATIDPRTLTVLAGAVTGTERLRFGYRSGDGTETKRQVEPYRLVSTGRRWYLVAYDLGRSDWRTFRVDRVGEPFATGARFAPRELPTGGDAAEYLSRSMSGMKPRLELDVVFRAPAAFVTARLPRHLGAPEETGPDSCRLRGTVHDSLEWLALRLALVDCEFTVHAPAGLTDYLSELGQRLTRAATRWERSPERSPEQSPEQSQARSQEQGQARSPAQSPEHDPGQR; from the coding sequence ATGACCGATACCCCGGCCCGGCTGCTCAGCCTGCTCTCGCTCCTTCAGACCCCGCGCGAATGGCCCGGCAGCGAGTTGGCCGGGCGTCTCGGGGTCAGCCCCCGCACCATCCGCCGCGACATCGACCGGCTGCGCGCCCTCGGCTATCCCGTCGAGGCCACGATGGGCGCGGTCGGCGGCTACCGGCTGGTCGCGGGGACGGCGATGCCGCCGCTGCTCCTGGACGACGAGGAGGCCGTGGCCATCGCCGTCGGGCTGCGGGCGGGCGCGGGCCATGCCATCGAGGGCGTCGACGAGGCGTCCGTACGGGCCCTCGCCAAGCTGGAGCAGGTGCTGCCGGCCCGGCTGCGGCACCGGGTGTCGACCCTCCAGGCCGCGACCGTCCCCCTCACGCGCGGCGACGGCGCGACCATCGATCCGCGCACCCTGACCGTCCTGGCCGGCGCCGTCACGGGCACCGAGCGGCTGCGCTTCGGCTACCGCTCGGGGGACGGTACGGAGACCAAGCGCCAGGTCGAGCCGTACCGCCTGGTCTCGACCGGCCGGCGCTGGTATCTGGTCGCGTACGACCTGGGGCGGAGCGACTGGCGTACGTTCCGGGTCGACCGCGTGGGCGAGCCGTTCGCGACCGGCGCCCGTTTCGCGCCGCGTGAGCTGCCGACGGGCGGGGACGCGGCGGAGTATCTGAGCAGGTCGATGTCGGGGATGAAGCCCCGGCTGGAGCTGGACGTGGTCTTCCGGGCACCGGCGGCGTTCGTCACGGCCCGGCTGCCGCGCCACCTCGGCGCGCCGGAGGAGACGGGGCCGGACTCCTGCCGGCTGCGCGGCACGGTGCACGATTCGCTGGAGTGGCTGGCGCTGCGACTGGCGCTGGTGGACTGCGAGTTCACTGTCCACGCGCCGGCCGGGCTCACCGACTACCTGAGCGAGCTGGGCCAGCGGCTGACCCGCGCGGCGACCCGCTGGGAGCGAAGCCCGGAGCGGAGTCCTGAACAGAGCCCGGAGCAGAGCCAGGCGCGAAGCCAGGAACAGGGCCAGGCGCGAAGCCCGGCACAGAGCCCCGAGCACGATCCGGGGCAGAGGTGA
- a CDS encoding MFS transporter yields MSSSATAEPALEPTPPRPASPRAEPGATPDSSTPESAPDKRRWLALAIVMTAAFMDLVDVTIVNIAVPSMERDLGASFGAIQWITAGYALAFAAGLITGGRLGDIYGRKRLFLIGITGFTIASALCGFAANPEMLVGSRLLQGAMAAMMVPQVLAIIHVTFPAHERGKVFGMFGAIVGLGAVSGPLLGALLTQWNLFGLEWRPIFLINLPVGIAGVLLGRRFITESRAPKALRLDLVGVVLVTAAMLMLVYPLTRGRELGWPLWGHLCMIGSVGVVAVLVAYERRKARVDGSPLIELSLFRVKSFAAGIAVQLTFGVALGIFFLVWTLYMQTGLGWSPLRAGLTGVPFSIAVSVAAGLSVQKLVPRFGRKVLQAGALTMIAGLLLYIAEADRYGLDIRPWQMAAPLVVMGLGMGLIVAPLTDAVLSGVPREHSGSASGLINTVQQMGNALGLGLVSVVFFGVVDDRLAGGSGAVGGAFAAGFEHAMWWVVAVLAVIFAVMFALPGRPKPHEDQADHQEAAAV; encoded by the coding sequence ATGAGTTCTTCCGCCACCGCCGAACCCGCCCTGGAACCGACACCGCCCCGGCCCGCGTCACCACGCGCGGAGCCGGGCGCCACGCCCGACAGCTCCACGCCTGAATCGGCGCCCGACAAGCGGCGCTGGTTGGCGTTGGCCATCGTCATGACGGCCGCCTTCATGGACCTGGTCGATGTGACCATCGTCAATATCGCCGTCCCGAGCATGGAACGGGACCTGGGGGCCTCGTTCGGGGCGATCCAGTGGATCACCGCCGGATACGCGCTGGCGTTCGCCGCCGGCCTGATCACTGGTGGCCGACTCGGCGACATTTACGGCCGTAAAAGGCTCTTCCTGATAGGTATCACCGGCTTCACTATCGCCTCCGCCCTCTGCGGTTTTGCTGCCAACCCGGAGATGCTCGTCGGCTCCCGGCTGCTCCAGGGCGCGATGGCCGCGATGATGGTGCCGCAGGTGCTCGCGATCATCCATGTCACCTTCCCGGCGCACGAACGGGGCAAGGTCTTCGGGATGTTCGGCGCGATCGTCGGGCTGGGCGCCGTCTCGGGGCCGCTGCTCGGCGCGCTGCTCACGCAGTGGAACCTCTTCGGCCTCGAATGGCGCCCGATCTTCCTGATCAACCTGCCGGTCGGTATCGCGGGTGTGCTGCTGGGCCGGCGGTTCATCACCGAGTCCCGGGCCCCCAAGGCGCTCCGGCTCGACCTGGTCGGTGTGGTGCTGGTGACGGCCGCGATGCTGATGCTGGTCTATCCGCTGACGCGCGGGCGCGAGCTGGGCTGGCCGCTGTGGGGGCACCTCTGCATGATCGGCAGCGTCGGTGTGGTGGCGGTGCTCGTGGCGTACGAGCGGCGGAAGGCGCGGGTGGACGGTTCGCCGCTGATCGAGCTGTCGCTGTTCCGCGTGAAGAGCTTCGCCGCGGGCATCGCCGTCCAGCTCACCTTCGGTGTCGCGCTGGGCATCTTCTTCCTGGTCTGGACGCTCTACATGCAGACCGGACTCGGCTGGAGCCCGCTGCGCGCGGGGCTGACCGGGGTGCCGTTCTCGATCGCTGTGTCGGTGGCGGCGGGTCTCTCCGTACAGAAACTCGTACCGCGCTTCGGCCGGAAGGTGCTCCAGGCGGGCGCGCTCACGATGATCGCCGGACTGCTGCTCTACATCGCGGAGGCCGACCGGTACGGCCTGGACATCCGCCCGTGGCAGATGGCCGCGCCGCTGGTGGTGATGGGCCTCGGGATGGGCCTGATCGTGGCGCCGCTGACGGACGCGGTCCTGTCGGGGGTGCCGCGCGAGCACTCGGGGTCGGCGTCCGGCCTGATCAACACCGTGCAGCAGATGGGCAACGCGCTCGGGCTCGGGCTGGTGTCGGTGGTGTTCTTCGGGGTGGTCGACGACCGGCTCGCGGGCGGGTCCGGCGCGGTGGGCGGGGCCTTCGCGGCCGGTTTCGAGCACGCGATGTGGTGGGTGGTGGCGGTGCTCGCGGTCATCTTCGCGGTGATGTTCGCACTGCCGGGCCGGCCGAAGCCGCACGAGGACCAGGCGGATCACCAGGAGGCGGCGGCGGTCTGA
- a CDS encoding M6 family metalloprotease domain-containing protein, with protein sequence MQQRRGIGRAGGRAGGEWTKRSDHDSHSAGSTRSTRSTHTTRRLGALAGLTALALAALTSASGTLPHPTRASAGPGGSTGSALGPCRIAAATAVQMSEGLPTPAGYSRSTGRIRALNLMIDFPDAVGPVKATERLAEFFPQTSEWFRTSSYGRLDYRAEAPVRDWLRMPMPFAEYGIERGSPYEPGYRRLVEDIVAATDTDVDFSAYDLVNILVTPNAGPSALDTVLSVTFSGNADAPHADGVPLANTSFVYSRQDDGSGSYVDTGYRVLPHENGHVFGLPDLYTAEGGGAVGHWDIMSEDWGANNDLLGWHKWKLGWLDDEQIGCASERGSSDFLLSPLALPDGPKIVFVPVSKESGYAVEVRTRAGNDEAVCAPGVLIYRVDSGVDTGRGPVTVSDSRENSGGCTRRPNVHAELSDAPYGPGTSFTDKENRVRISVLSREPDDNFLVRVERS encoded by the coding sequence ATGCAGCAGAGGCGTGGGATAGGCAGAGCCGGCGGACGTGCCGGCGGCGAGTGGACCAAGAGAAGTGACCACGACAGCCACAGCGCGGGCAGTACGCGCAGCACCCGCAGTACGCACACCACCCGCAGGCTCGGCGCCCTCGCCGGCCTCACCGCGCTCGCCCTCGCCGCCCTGACCTCGGCGAGCGGCACCCTCCCGCACCCCACCCGCGCCTCCGCGGGCCCCGGAGGCAGCACCGGCTCGGCGCTCGGCCCGTGCCGTATCGCCGCCGCCACCGCCGTCCAGATGTCGGAGGGGCTGCCCACCCCGGCCGGCTACTCCCGCTCCACCGGGCGGATCCGCGCCCTCAACCTCATGATCGACTTCCCGGACGCGGTGGGCCCGGTGAAGGCGACGGAGCGGCTCGCCGAGTTCTTCCCGCAGACGTCCGAGTGGTTCAGGACCAGCTCGTACGGGCGGCTCGACTACCGCGCCGAGGCCCCGGTCCGGGACTGGCTGCGGATGCCGATGCCGTTCGCGGAGTACGGGATCGAGCGCGGGTCACCGTACGAGCCCGGCTACCGGCGGCTCGTCGAGGACATCGTGGCCGCCACCGACACGGACGTGGACTTCAGCGCGTACGACCTGGTGAACATCCTGGTCACACCCAACGCCGGGCCGTCGGCGCTGGACACCGTCCTGTCCGTGACGTTCTCCGGCAACGCCGACGCGCCGCACGCGGACGGGGTGCCGCTCGCCAACACGTCCTTCGTCTACAGCCGCCAGGACGACGGCTCCGGCTCGTACGTCGACACCGGCTACCGGGTGCTGCCGCACGAGAACGGCCATGTCTTCGGCCTCCCCGACCTCTACACGGCGGAGGGCGGCGGCGCGGTCGGGCACTGGGACATCATGTCCGAGGACTGGGGCGCCAACAACGATCTGCTGGGCTGGCACAAGTGGAAGCTCGGCTGGCTCGACGACGAGCAGATCGGCTGCGCCTCGGAGCGGGGTTCGAGCGACTTCCTGCTCTCCCCGCTGGCGCTTCCCGACGGCCCGAAGATCGTCTTCGTACCGGTCTCCAAGGAGTCGGGGTACGCGGTCGAGGTACGGACCCGGGCGGGCAACGACGAGGCGGTCTGCGCGCCGGGCGTCCTCATCTACCGCGTCGATTCGGGCGTGGACACCGGGCGCGGCCCGGTGACGGTCTCGGACAGCAGGGAGAACAGCGGCGGCTGTACGCGGCGGCCCAACGTGCACGCGGAGCTGTCGGACGCGCCGTACGGTCCCGGGACGTCCTTCACCGACAAGGAGAACCGGGTGCGGATCTCGGTGCTTTCGCGGGAGCCGGACGACAACTTCCTGGTACGGGTGGAGCGTTCCTGA